Within the Microbacterium terricola genome, the region CACGCGCTCCGCCGCCTGCGTCGCCGCACGGGCGGCGTCCTTCGCGGCCGCGACCGCGCGAGCCGACTGCTCGAGGTCCACGTCGTCGGAGTCGCGCCCGGCCAGATCGAGCTCGAGGGTGCGCAGCCGCTCGCGCACCGTGCGCAGGGCGACCTCATGGTCGAGGATGCCGCGCGTCAGAGCGGAGCGGGTGGCATCGTCGCGCAGCGCCGCAACCGCATCGTCCACGTCGGAGAAGTCGGATGCGGCGACCTCGGCATCGCGGTCGACGAGCGCCTCGGCGTGCGCGACACGGCGGGCGGCGGCCGCGTCCGCGGCGTCGGCCAGCGCCCTGGTCAGGTCGCGGAGCCGGGTGGTCTCGGCGATGCGATTGGCGACGCGGGGGGCGGCACCGCGGGCGGCGGTCACGGTCGCGCGCATGGTCGTCGCCCGCTCGTCGGCCACCGCGAGGCGCTGACGCCTCTCGGTGCTCGCGACGGCGAGGGCGTCTCGCTCGGCAGCGGCCAGCGCGTCGAGGTCGGAGAGCTCGGCGCGCTGCGCGATCAGCTCGGACTGGCGTGCGGCGTCGGCCGCAGCGGCGTCGACGGCGGTGCGGGCGGCGGCGAGCGCGGCCTCGAGGTCGTCGGCGCTGCGTCCGTGGGCCCGGGCGGCCGACTCGCTGTGGGCGGCGCGCGCGGCACGGGCGGCCGTCGCGGCCGACTGCTCCGCCGCAGCCGCGTCGTCTTTCGTCCGCTCGGCAGCGGCCAGCATCTCGTCGGTCACCGGCTCGCCGTCGTGCACGGCCGGAGCAGGATGCTCGCGCGAGCCGCAGACGGCGCACGGGTCTCCGTCGACCAGCTCGCCGGCAAGCTCGCCGGCGAAGCCCTCGAGGCGGCGACGCAGCAGCGAGGTGAGAGCGCCTGCGGCGGACTCGAGGGCGGTCAGCGCAGCAGCGTGGGCCTGCTCAGCGGTACGCAGGTCGTCGGCGCGCGCCGCGGCCTCGCGTGCTGCGGCCAACTGGGTCTCGGTCGCGGCGAGCGCGGTGCGAGCGGTCGTCAGGACGACGGCGGCGCCTTCCAGACCCGCGATCGCCTCGTCGAGCGTCGCCAGCTGTGCCGGGGCTCCGGCGCGCGCGGCATCGAGCGCCACGAGCTGCGCGTCGAGGTCGGCGAGGGCGACGCGGTCGGCGGCGATACGCGTGTCGAGCGCCTGCAGCTCGGCCTCGAGTGCGGCGGCATCCGCCCAGCGGGACAGATCGCCGGTCATCTCATCGATGCGACGACGCAGCGCGGTGATGTCGACGCTCGCCTGCTGCTCTGCGTCACGGCCGACATTGGTCGACCACGCTGCGAGAGCCGCACTCTCGGCGGCGGCGGCGTCGTCGACGGCGACAGCAGCCCTGGCCGCGGCGGCGATGACCGAGCGCAGCGCCTCGGCGCGCGTGGCGCGGCCGAGGGTGGCGCGGTCGGCGGCGAACGCGGGTTCTGCGGCCTCTCGGGCGGCGAGGTCGAGTCGAGCGGCATCCCGCTCTCGGCGCTGGGCATCCAGCGCGACGAGGGCGGTGTGCGCCGCGACGATCTGGGCGACGGCCTCGTCCGCGGCGTCTCGCTCGCGAGCGAGCGTGTCGGCGCGGTATGCGGCGCGGTCGACGGCTGCGACGGCGAGGGCGAGACGGGCGGCCGTCGCGGCGGACGCGTCGTCGTCTGCGCCGAAGCCGTGCTCGGCCGCGAGCGCGGCGGCCTCCGCCAGCAGAAGCTCGACCTGGTCGCCCGCGCGGCCGAGATCATGCTCGGACTGCTTGCGGCGCTGCTCGAGCGCCGCCTGGTAGTCCTCGTACACCCGCGTGCCGAACAGGGTGCGCAGCACGGCCTGCCGGTCGTCGTTCTTCGCGAGGAGGAACTGCGCGAACCGGTTCTGGGCGAGCAGGATGACCTGCAGGAACTGGTCGCGGCTGAGTCCGAGGATCTCGTCGAGCAGCAGCCCGACGTCGCGGGGGCCGGCTGCGCGGCCGATCCAGGCATCACCCACCCGCTCATCGAGCTGGGCCGCATGCTTCACCGGCGTCGTGCCGACGCCGCGCGCCTTGGGGCGCTCGTAGTCGGGCGATCGCGTGACGCGGTAGCGGGCGCCGTCGACCGTGAACTCGAGCACGGCCGTGGTCGCGTCTTCTGGCGCTGCATGGTCGCTGCGGATGCGCTTGTCGCCGCTGTCGTAGCGGGGCACGCTGCCGTACAGCGCGAAGCAGACACCGTCGAGGATGCTGGACTTGCCGGCGCCCGTGCGCCCGGAGATCAGGAAGATGCCGTCTCCGTCGAACGCATCGAAGTCGACGCACTGACGGTGCAGGAAGGGTCCGAAGCCTTCGAGCTCGAGGCTGTGAAGCTTCATCCGCGCACCTCGGCGGCGACCTGATCGTCGATGACGTCGCGGAGGAGGTCGCGCTCGCCCTCGCCGGCTCCGACGCCGTTGCGCACGTGGCGGAGGAAGGCGTCGACCAGGGCGAGGTCATCGCGCGCCTCGCGCACCCGCGCCGCATAGCTGCGGCCGTCGTCGGCGTGCACGACCGACGGCGCGTGGGCGACCATCGCGCAATGCGGGAACCGCGCCTGCAGCCGGCGCATCGGGTCGGGCTGCGGGGCCGCGTCGGTGTAGCGGGCGCTGACCCATGCGTCGCGCATGTCGTCGAACCGCGGGTCGGTCAGCAGCTCGTCGAGGGTGCCTTCGAGGGTGACGAGGCGCCGCGGCACCGGCAGCTCGAGCCACTGGACGGACGCCAGGCCCCCCGCATCCAGCTCGACGATCCACGAGCCGCGCGGCTTGTCGCCTTCGCCGAAGCTGTAGTGCAGCGGCGCGCCCGCGTAGCGGACGCGATCGGTCAGATGCTGGCGCCCGTGGATGTGCCCGAGCGCGATGTAGTCGGGCCCGTCGAACGCACCGAGCGGCACGACGTCGAGGCCGCCCTGCTGGATGTCGCGCTCGAGGTGAGGCGTGGGCTCGACGCCCGCGGCGAAGCAGTGCGCCACGGCGACGGAGCGTCCGCCGCGCCCGGCCAGGTCGGCGCGGATGAGATCCATCGCGTGGGTGAGGGTCTGCGCCTGCGAGCGCAGCTCGACGTCCGGCCACAGGTGGCGGACGAGGCTCGGCTCGAGGAACGGGATGCCGTAGACGTGCACCGGGCCGTCCGCGTCGTCGATCGTGAGGGGTGTGCCGACCGAGAGCGGGTCGGTGAGCACGTGGATGCCGTCGCGCAGCAGCTTCGCCTGGAAGCCGAGCCGCGCGGCGGAGTCGTGGTTGCCGCTCGTGACGACCACGCGGGCGCCGGTGTCGCGGAGCGCCACCAGCGTGTCGGTGAGCAGCGTGTACGCGGCAGCGGCAGGAGTAGCCGAGTCGAAGACGTCGCCGGCGACGATGACGAGATCGACGCGCTGTTCGCGCACCTGCTCGGTCAGCGCCGCGAGCACGCCACCGAGGGCCTCGAGCGTGGAGTGACCGTGGAAGGTCCGCCCGATGTGCCAGTCGGAGGTGTGCAGGATGCGCATGCCATCAACGGTATGGCGGGCTTCCGACATCGCCCCAGAGGCCGGCGGTGCGCCGCCCGAATGCGGCGCGCTGCTCGCAGGGAGCGGCTCAGGATGCCGCCCGCGCGGTCCGCTTCTCCTGCTGGTACACCCGCAGCGCCTCATAGCGGTCAGCCGACCGCGCCCTGCGCTTGGCGGCCTCCTCCTCGCGCTTCTTGGGCGGGGCGGTGGTGACGAGATCGTCGATGAGGTGACGGGTCGCGTGGGCGATCTCAGCGACAGCCCGATCGAAGACGGCTTGATTCACCTTCGCCGGCTTGGTCGTGCCGGCGATCTTGCGCACGAACTGCAGTGCGGCGTCGTGGCACTCGTCGTCGGTGGCGGCCGGCTCGAAGTTGTTCAGCGGGACGATGTTGCGGCACATGCGGCCACGGTACGCCGCTCGGGGCGGAGACGGAACGGCCACGGGATAGCCTCGGACGGTGACCGACGCGATCTCGCACTTCTCTTACCAGGGCGCGACGCTCGTGGTCGAGGAGCACCCCGCCGAGGGCGCGGCGGGCGGTGAAGCCGTCTTCGTGCTGCTGCACGGCATCGGGATGGGACGCGGAGCCTTCGGAGACCTGACCGCGCACCTGACTCCCCACGGCAGGGTCATCTCGCTGGACCTGCCAGGGTACGGCGATGCCCCCGAACCGGATCGCACGCCGACGATCGAGCGGATGGCCGACATCGTCGCGGCCCTGCTGCGTGATCGCGGCGTCAGGCGCCCGGTGCTGATCGGGCACTCGATGGGCACCCAGGTGGCCATCGAGGCGGTCGTTCGCCACCCCGGTCTCACGGACCGGATCGTGCTCGCCGGTCCGACCGTCGATCCGCGTGCCCGCTCGATCTGGGGCCAGTTCCGCCGGCTCGTGCACGACCTGGCGATCGAGAGCCCCCGCGTGCTCTGGATCGGCGCCGGCGAGTACCTGCACGCGGGTCCGCACCTGCGCCGCAAGATGCGCGCGATGCTCACCCACCGGCCGGAGGACGTCTACCCGCGCGTGCCTGCGCGCACCCTCGTGCTGCGCGGGGCCAGTGACGCGGTCGCGCCGCGCGACTGGTGCCTGCAGGTGGTCGCGCTGCTGCCCGACGCGTCACTGGAGGAGATCGACGGCCACGGTCACGAGACGATGATCCGGGATGCTGCACCCGCCGCCGCGCGGATCGTCGGATTCGCGCAGCGGCCGTAGCCGCAGCTCAGGGTGCCGGCGGGGCGTCGACGCCGAGTCCGGTGGCCTGATGCGTCGGCGCGGGCGGGTCCTGCCGGTGCGGTGCACGCGGCTCTTGGCCCGGATCCTTCTCGGTGCTCGGGCGGTCGGCGTCCTCGGCCTCCGTGTCGGCGTCGGCGGAGAGATCGGGGTCGGCGCCCTCGACGGACTCCTCCACGGTGCCGACGTCCAGCCCGTCGGGTGCCGAGACCGGCTCGGTCGCCTCGTCGGTCGACTCCTGAGTGGTCTCATCCGCGGCGGCGCCGGACTCCCAGCCGCCGGCCGGATCGGCGTCGATGACGCCCTCGGGAAGATCGCGTTCAGTCATGGCTGACCCCTTTCGTCCCCTCCAGCCTCGCCTGACCCGGTGCGCGGCGCAGCGGGGTTGACGTCTGCCACGCCCCCGGCTACAGAGTCAGGCGGAGTGACGCGACCGGAGGATGCCGGCGCGTTCGGGGTGGGCGGCGAACCAGTCGGCGACGTACCAGCACACCGGGATGACCTCGCGGCCGCCCTGCTGCTCGAGCGCTGCGACCGCCCGGTCGACCAGCTCACCCGCGTAGCCGTGGCCCCGGAAAGTCGGCACCGTGTAGGCGCGGGTCAGGGCGACGGAGCGCCCGTCGTCGCGGTAGTCGAGCACGCTGACGAGGTGGTCGCCCTCGTGGAGGGTGTAACGCGCCGCATCGGGTTCATGCGTGAAGGTCAGCACCCTTCCACGCTACGCCCGCTGTGCCGCATCGGGGTCGAGCGCGCCGGGCGTGGTGGACGACGGCCGGAGCTCACCCGACGGGGAGGACGTGCGTGGTCGCGAGCTCGCGGAACCAGTGCGCGCTGCGCTTCGGCGTGCGCTCGAGCGTGTCGAAGTCGACGCGCACGATGCCGAACCGCTTCGCGTAGCCGTAGCCCCACTCGAAGTTGTCCAGCAGCGACCACACGAAGTAGCCGCGCAGGTCGACGCCCGCCTGCAGCGCACGATGCGCGGCGGTGAGGTGGCGACGCAGGTAGTCGACCCGGTCGGCGTCGTCGATCGATCCGTCCGCCGCGACCTCGTCGGCGAATGCTGCGCCGTTCTCGGTGATCATGAGCGGCTGCTCGGGGAACTGCTCCGACAGCGACAGCAGCAGCTCCTCGAGACCCTCTGGAGCGATGTTCCACCCCATCTCGGTGTACGGACCAGGCTGCTCCACGAACTCCACGAGTTGATCGCTGCCCGGCCACGCGGTGCCGCCCGCCGCGCCCTTGTGACCGTCGTTCATCTGCTTCGGCGACAGGCCGTCCCAGAGCCGCACGGTGGCGGTGGAGTAGTAGTTGACACCGAGCACGTCGATCGGCTGGTGGATCGTCGCGAGGTCGCCGTCCTGCACGAACGACCAGTCGGTGACCGAGCGCGTGTCCTCGAGGAGGTCCGCGTCGTATTCCCCGCGGAGCATAGGCGAGGTGAAGGCCCTGTTCGCGAGTGCGTCGATCCGGCGCATGGCTTCGTCGGCGCCGTCGCCGACGCCGCGGAGCACGTGGAAGTTGAGGGTCGCGGAGTACTGCGGCGAGCCGGTCGACGTGGCGCGCAGCGCCTGCAGTGCACGCCCGTGTGCGAGGTTGAGGTGGTGCACCGCGGCGAGCGCGGCGGCGGGCTCGTGGCGGCCGGGGGCGTGACCGCCCTGCCCGTAGCCGAGGTACGCCGAGCACCACGGCTCGTTGAGGGTGGTCCAGGTGTGCACGCGGTCGCCGAGGGCGGCGCCCATCACGGCGGCGTAGTGCTCGAACACGTCGGTGGTGGACCGGACGGCCCAGCCCCCGGCATCCTCCAGCGTCTGCGGCAGGTCCCAGTGGTAGAGCGTCGCGACCGGCTTGATGCCGCGGGCGAGCAGCCCGTCCACCAGCCGGGAGTAGAAGTCGACGCCCGCCTGGTTCACCGCTCCCGTCGCGGGGTCCGGCACGATCCGCGACCAGGCGATCGAGAAGCGGTAGGCGTCCAGGCCCAGCGAGGCCATCAGATCGAGGTCCGACTCCCACCGGTGGTAGTGGTCGCACGCGACGTCGCCGGTGTCGCCGTTCCACACCCGTCCGGGCGTCTTGGCGAAGGTGTCCCAGATCGAGGGTGTACGACCGTCCTCGTCGAACGCCCCCTCCACCTGGTACGACGCCGTCGCGGACCCGAAGGTGAATCCGGGCGGGAACGCCAGTCCGGCGTCGCGATAGTCGGTCGAGCCCTGGGCCGCGTTCTGCACGCCACTCATCGTGTCACGTCACCGAGGTCGACCGTGAACGTCTCCGCGCGGCCGTCAGGGGCGGTCACGGTGATGTCGCGGGTGCCCGATCCGCCGGGGAACACCCGCAGCTGCAGCCCCTCGAGGTAGTCGTAATCGGCTCGGTCGGAGCGGGCACCCCACGGGATGACCGCTCCCGGTCGCGCGTAGAGCGGCAGCGAGTCGAACCCGTGCCGCTCGCGGCGCCACCCGCCGCCCTGCACCGTCTCGCCGGTGAGGAGACTCGTCCATTCGCCGGCGGGGAGGTAGAAGTCGACATCCCCCGTCTCCGTGAACACCGGGGCGACGAGCACGTCCGGCCCGAGCAGATACTGACGGTCGAGGTAGGCGACGGCGGGGTCCGCGGGGAACTCGAACTGCATCGGCCGCATCACCGGCGCACCGGTCTGCGCCGCCTCGAGCCCCAGCTGGTAGAGGTACGGCATCAGCCGCATCTTCAGCTGCGAGAAGGTGCGGGTGACGTCCACCGCCTCGTCGTCGAAGGCCCACGGCACCCGGTACGACTCGGAGCCGTGGAACCGGCTGTGGCTCGACAGCAGCCCGAAGGCCGTCCACCGCTTGAAGACGGCGGCGTCGGGCGTGCCCTCGAACCCGCCGATGTCGTGGCTCCAGTGCGCGAAGCCGCTCATCGCGAGCGACAGCCCGCCCCGCAGGCTCTCGGCCATCGAGGCGAACGTCGAGGTGGAGTCGCCGCCCCAGTGCACCGGCATCGTCTGCCCGCCCGCGGTCGCCGACCGCGCGAACAGGACCGCGTCGCCCTCGCCCCGCTCGGCGACGAGCAGGTCGTGCACCGCACGGTTGTACAGCTGCGTGTAGAGGTTGTGCATGCGCGCGGGGTCGGATCCGTCGTGCCACACGACATCCGTCGGGATCCGCTCGCCGAAATCGGTCTTGAAGCAGTCGACGCCCTGATCCATCAGGCGGCGCAGCTTCGACTGGAACCACGCGGTCGCGTCGGGGTTGGTGAAGTCGACCAGGCCCATGCCCGCCTGCCAGAGGTCCCACTGCCACACCGATCCGTCGGCGCGCGTGACGAGATAGCCGGATGCTGCGGCCTCCGCGAACAGGGGCGAGCGCTGAGCGATGTAGGGGTTGATCCAGACCGAGATGCGCAGCCGGCGCTCGCGCAGTCGCGCCAGCATCCCCTCGGGGTCGGGGAAGACCCGCGCGTCCCATTCGAAGTCGCACCAGTTGAATTCGCGCATCCAGAAGCAGTCGAAGTGGAAGACCGACAGCGGCAGGTCGCGCTCGGCCATCCCCTCGATGAACG harbors:
- a CDS encoding AAA family ATPase yields the protein MKLHSLELEGFGPFLHRQCVDFDAFDGDGIFLISGRTGAGKSSILDGVCFALYGSVPRYDSGDKRIRSDHAAPEDATTAVLEFTVDGARYRVTRSPDYERPKARGVGTTPVKHAAQLDERVGDAWIGRAAGPRDVGLLLDEILGLSRDQFLQVILLAQNRFAQFLLAKNDDRQAVLRTLFGTRVYEDYQAALEQRRKQSEHDLGRAGDQVELLLAEAAALAAEHGFGADDDASAATAARLALAVAAVDRAAYRADTLARERDAADEAVAQIVAAHTALVALDAQRRERDAARLDLAAREAAEPAFAADRATLGRATRAEALRSVIAAAARAAVAVDDAAAAESAALAAWSTNVGRDAEQQASVDITALRRRIDEMTGDLSRWADAAALEAELQALDTRIAADRVALADLDAQLVALDAARAGAPAQLATLDEAIAGLEGAAVVLTTARTALAATETQLAAAREAAARADDLRTAEQAHAAALTALESAAGALTSLLRRRLEGFAGELAGELVDGDPCAVCGSREHPAPAVHDGEPVTDEMLAAAERTKDDAAAAEQSAATAARAARAAHSESAARAHGRSADDLEAALAAARTAVDAAAADAARQSELIAQRAELSDLDALAAAERDALAVASTERRQRLAVADERATTMRATVTAARGAAPRVANRIAETTRLRDLTRALADAADAAAARRVAHAEALVDRDAEVAASDFSDVDDAVAALRDDATRSALTRGILDHEVALRTVRERLRTLELDLAGRDSDDVDLEQSARAVAAAKDAARAATQAAERVAQAAARLRSLTERADAAYAGIAGLASAHELIAGLAAAVAGRTASRMDLETFVLAAELEEIVAQANVRLDDMSSGRYRLRHSDAVAARNAASGLGIEIIDAYTGRARPAQSLSGGETFLASLALALGLAEVVTARAGGLRLDTLFIDEGFGSLDAETLELAMRTLDELRQGGRTVGVISHVEAMKEQLPAQLTVTASPHGPSTITQHASVAV
- a CDS encoding exonuclease SbcCD subunit D; translated protein: MRILHTSDWHIGRTFHGHSTLEALGGVLAALTEQVREQRVDLVIVAGDVFDSATPAAAAYTLLTDTLVALRDTGARVVVTSGNHDSAARLGFQAKLLRDGIHVLTDPLSVGTPLTIDDADGPVHVYGIPFLEPSLVRHLWPDVELRSQAQTLTHAMDLIRADLAGRGGRSVAVAHCFAAGVEPTPHLERDIQQGGLDVVPLGAFDGPDYIALGHIHGRQHLTDRVRYAGAPLHYSFGEGDKPRGSWIVELDAGGLASVQWLELPVPRRLVTLEGTLDELLTDPRFDDMRDAWVSARYTDAAPQPDPMRRLQARFPHCAMVAHAPSVVHADDGRSYAARVREARDDLALVDAFLRHVRNGVGAGEGERDLLRDVIDDQVAAEVRG
- a CDS encoding DUF2277 domain-containing protein, with the translated sequence MCRNIVPLNNFEPAATDDECHDAALQFVRKIAGTTKPAKVNQAVFDRAVAEIAHATRHLIDDLVTTAPPKKREEEAAKRRARSADRYEALRVYQQEKRTARAAS
- a CDS encoding alpha/beta fold hydrolase: MTDAISHFSYQGATLVVEEHPAEGAAGGEAVFVLLHGIGMGRGAFGDLTAHLTPHGRVISLDLPGYGDAPEPDRTPTIERMADIVAALLRDRGVRRPVLIGHSMGTQVAIEAVVRHPGLTDRIVLAGPTVDPRARSIWGQFRRLVHDLAIESPRVLWIGAGEYLHAGPHLRRKMRAMLTHRPEDVYPRVPARTLVLRGASDAVAPRDWCLQVVALLPDASLEEIDGHGHETMIRDAAPAAARIVGFAQRP
- a CDS encoding GNAT family N-acetyltransferase — protein: MLTFTHEPDAARYTLHEGDHLVSVLDYRDDGRSVALTRAYTVPTFRGHGYAGELVDRAVAALEQQGGREVIPVCWYVADWFAAHPERAGILRSRHSA
- a CDS encoding GH1 family beta-glucosidase, which gives rise to MSGVQNAAQGSTDYRDAGLAFPPGFTFGSATASYQVEGAFDEDGRTPSIWDTFAKTPGRVWNGDTGDVACDHYHRWESDLDLMASLGLDAYRFSIAWSRIVPDPATGAVNQAGVDFYSRLVDGLLARGIKPVATLYHWDLPQTLEDAGGWAVRSTTDVFEHYAAVMGAALGDRVHTWTTLNEPWCSAYLGYGQGGHAPGRHEPAAALAAVHHLNLAHGRALQALRATSTGSPQYSATLNFHVLRGVGDGADEAMRRIDALANRAFTSPMLRGEYDADLLEDTRSVTDWSFVQDGDLATIHQPIDVLGVNYYSTATVRLWDGLSPKQMNDGHKGAAGGTAWPGSDQLVEFVEQPGPYTEMGWNIAPEGLEELLLSLSEQFPEQPLMITENGAAFADEVAADGSIDDADRVDYLRRHLTAAHRALQAGVDLRGYFVWSLLDNFEWGYGYAKRFGIVRVDFDTLERTPKRSAHWFRELATTHVLPVG
- the yicI gene encoding alpha-xylosidase translates to MKFTDGFWQLRPGVTALYAQEAYDIWQTDTAPDGAGLVVTAPTAVIAKRGDVLNRAALTVTLSSPIEGVVRVRIAHHEGGAWHGGFELPGAAEGGAGTADAEAGTLTTGPLTARIAPGAPWSLAFEVDGERVTGSGHKAQAFMRLSPDAAVDHGIVGNARADTGLPEERTFVHEQLDLGVGETIYGLGERFGPYVKNGQSVDIWNADGGTSSEQAYKSVPFYLSSRGYGLLVNDPGHVSFEVGSESVERVQFAVTGEVLEYFVFAGPTPRDVLARYTALTGRPPVVPAWSYGTWLSTSFTTDYDEATVTSFIEGMAERDLPLSVFHFDCFWMREFNWCDFEWDARVFPDPEGMLARLRERRLRISVWINPYIAQRSPLFAEAAASGYLVTRADGSVWQWDLWQAGMGLVDFTNPDATAWFQSKLRRLMDQGVDCFKTDFGERIPTDVVWHDGSDPARMHNLYTQLYNRAVHDLLVAERGEGDAVLFARSATAGGQTMPVHWGGDSTSTFASMAESLRGGLSLAMSGFAHWSHDIGGFEGTPDAAVFKRWTAFGLLSSHSRFHGSESYRVPWAFDDEAVDVTRTFSQLKMRLMPYLYQLGLEAAQTGAPVMRPMQFEFPADPAVAYLDRQYLLGPDVLVAPVFTETGDVDFYLPAGEWTSLLTGETVQGGGWRRERHGFDSLPLYARPGAVIPWGARSDRADYDYLEGLQLRVFPGGSGTRDITVTAPDGRAETFTVDLGDVTR